The following coding sequences lie in one Thermosulfuriphilus ammonigenes genomic window:
- the ftsZ gene encoding cell division protein FtsZ, which yields MVFELLESEHAAKIKVVGVGGGGGNAINNMIAHKLQGVEFVAANTDYRVLDLSRAPIKIQLGKDLTKGLGAGGDPEVGRQAALEAADQIREALKGADMVFITAGMGGGTGTGAAPVVAEISRELGALTVAVVTKPFAFEGKVRARIAEAGVGALKKVVDTIITIPNDRLISLASPKAKIVDMFRKADEVLYYAVRGISDLIMVPGYVNLDFADVRTVMGEMGLALMGTGVARGENRASEAMRLAISSPLLEDISIKGAKGILINITASSETLTMEEAAEISSLIQAEADEEAKIFWGIVFDDNLEDELRVTVIATGIGEEVRKDQQSEKPSIRPVPSTPDDEELPIFKRRSRPKGPEAIKERKKKIVSKPIDEEELEIPTFLRRNAD from the coding sequence ATGGTCTTTGAACTGCTCGAATCAGAACACGCCGCCAAGATAAAAGTGGTCGGCGTAGGAGGGGGCGGTGGTAATGCTATCAACAACATGATTGCTCACAAACTCCAGGGAGTGGAGTTTGTGGCCGCCAACACAGATTATCGAGTTCTGGATCTGTCCCGGGCCCCGATAAAGATCCAGCTGGGCAAAGATCTGACCAAGGGGCTTGGGGCCGGTGGTGATCCCGAGGTGGGGCGCCAGGCCGCCCTGGAGGCGGCAGATCAGATTCGGGAGGCCTTAAAGGGGGCCGATATGGTCTTTATCACCGCTGGCATGGGCGGTGGTACCGGCACCGGTGCGGCCCCTGTGGTGGCCGAAATCAGTCGGGAGCTGGGGGCTCTTACGGTGGCCGTGGTTACAAAGCCCTTTGCTTTTGAGGGCAAAGTCCGGGCCCGGATCGCCGAGGCCGGGGTGGGAGCCCTTAAAAAGGTCGTTGATACCATCATTACCATTCCCAATGATCGACTCATCAGCCTGGCCTCTCCCAAGGCCAAAATAGTGGACATGTTCCGTAAGGCCGATGAGGTTCTTTACTATGCCGTAAGGGGCATATCAGATCTGATTATGGTTCCTGGATACGTGAACCTCGATTTTGCTGATGTCCGGACAGTGATGGGAGAGATGGGGCTAGCCCTTATGGGGACTGGTGTGGCCAGGGGAGAGAACAGGGCCAGTGAGGCCATGCGCCTGGCTATCTCTAGCCCTCTCCTGGAAGACATCTCTATCAAGGGAGCCAAGGGTATTCTCATCAACATTACTGCTTCCTCCGAGACTCTGACCATGGAAGAGGCAGCGGAGATCTCCTCTCTTATTCAGGCTGAGGCCGACGAGGAGGCCAAGATCTTCTGGGGAATTGTCTTTGACGACAATCTGGAGGATGAGCTTCGGGTTACAGTTATCGCCACCGGGATTGGAGAGGAGGTGAGAAAGGACCAGCAGTCGGAGAAGCCTTCCATTCGTCCGGTGCCCTCTACCCCGGATGACGAAGAGCTTCCCATTTTTAAACGACGTTCGAGACCCAAAGGTCCGGAGGCTATCAAAGAACGAAAGAAGAAGATTGTCTCCAAGCCCATTGATGAAGAGGAACTGGAAATTCCTACCTTCTTGCGCCGTAACGCCGATTAG
- a CDS encoding SurA N-terminal domain-containing protein, producing MLDFIRKNARSFLVQMIFGAIVIVFIFWGVGTFRSQRADLLAKVNGQVITVKEYQQVYNQLLRGVERMFQGQVPEGFIKQLNLKGQALEEVIRRHLIAQAAKEMKIIVTDAEVARVIQQMPAFAEKGHFSPQRYRLVLRELGLRPEDFEDSVRKSILEDKVRLAVTGPVAVTALEARQWYAFENQSRRFAYIRLTTSDCLSKINPSEADLIAYYEANKEKYRTPKRLKVVYVLFSYEEFKEKIQPSKEDIQNYYQSHQERFKVPEKRRARHILFKVPPNASPQEEEKIRQKAEEVLKEARAGKDFAKLALKYSDDLASKDEGGDLGFFSRGQLVAPFEEAVFSMKPGQISDLVRTPFGYHIIKLEEVRPEHVRPLSEVKGEIKKRLVQQKLRQAAVQAAHRAYDEIIMSGGLEVWAQNKGVKLNETPLFSRDNPPPGVPSDPAFLKAVFSLDEGELSSIIDTAAGPAIARVIKVEQPHIPPLSEVKEQVVRDFREEKARELCKEKASKILKEAKEAGSLKAVAQKEGLKVKVTKFFPRKDETAGGELPAPIVARIKGLSPESPFPEEVLSDGQAFYVLECLELRPADFSQFDKEKEAFTAKLLEKKRKDIFELWLKNLREKAEIKLYRQL from the coding sequence ATGCTTGATTTCATTCGCAAAAACGCCCGCTCCTTTTTGGTCCAGATGATCTTCGGGGCTATTGTCATCGTTTTTATCTTCTGGGGAGTAGGGACTTTTCGTAGCCAGCGGGCTGACCTTCTGGCCAAGGTAAATGGCCAGGTAATCACCGTCAAAGAATACCAGCAGGTCTATAATCAGCTCCTCCGGGGAGTAGAAAGAATGTTCCAGGGTCAGGTGCCCGAGGGCTTCATCAAACAACTCAACCTTAAAGGCCAAGCCCTAGAAGAGGTTATCAGGCGGCACCTTATCGCTCAGGCGGCTAAAGAGATGAAGATTATCGTTACCGATGCTGAAGTGGCCCGGGTCATCCAGCAAATGCCAGCCTTTGCGGAAAAGGGACACTTCAGCCCCCAGCGCTACCGCCTTGTCCTCCGAGAGCTCGGTCTTCGTCCGGAAGATTTTGAAGATTCAGTAAGAAAGTCTATCCTGGAAGATAAGGTTAGGTTAGCTGTAACCGGACCAGTAGCCGTAACCGCCCTTGAGGCTCGACAGTGGTATGCCTTTGAGAATCAGAGTCGGCGCTTTGCCTACATAAGGCTAACCACCAGCGATTGTCTCAGTAAGATAAACCCCTCTGAGGCCGATCTAATCGCTTACTACGAGGCCAACAAAGAAAAATATCGGACTCCCAAGCGTCTCAAGGTAGTCTATGTGCTTTTCTCTTATGAGGAGTTCAAGGAAAAGATTCAACCCAGTAAAGAGGACATCCAGAATTATTATCAAAGCCACCAGGAACGGTTCAAAGTTCCCGAGAAGCGACGGGCCAGACACATACTCTTTAAGGTACCCCCCAATGCTTCCCCTCAGGAAGAAGAAAAGATTCGTCAAAAGGCGGAAGAGGTTTTAAAAGAGGCCCGGGCCGGAAAAGATTTTGCCAAACTGGCCCTAAAGTACTCGGATGATCTGGCCAGCAAAGACGAGGGTGGAGATCTGGGTTTTTTCTCTCGAGGGCAGCTGGTAGCTCCCTTTGAAGAGGCTGTCTTTTCTATGAAGCCAGGCCAGATAAGCGACCTTGTCCGGACACCGTTTGGCTACCACATCATCAAGCTGGAGGAGGTCCGTCCAGAACACGTAAGGCCTCTTTCGGAGGTGAAAGGAGAGATCAAGAAGCGCCTTGTTCAGCAGAAGTTGCGCCAGGCGGCAGTCCAGGCGGCCCACAGGGCCTATGATGAGATCATCATGTCCGGAGGTCTTGAGGTTTGGGCCCAAAATAAGGGGGTAAAGTTAAACGAAACTCCCCTCTTTTCTCGGGACAACCCTCCCCCTGGAGTTCCCTCTGACCCAGCCTTCCTTAAAGCTGTCTTTTCCCTAGACGAGGGGGAGCTCAGTTCCATAATCGACACTGCTGCCGGACCAGCAATCGCCCGGGTAATCAAGGTGGAACAACCCCACATTCCTCCTCTCTCTGAGGTCAAGGAACAGGTGGTCCGAGATTTTCGAGAGGAGAAAGCCCGGGAGCTCTGCAAGGAAAAGGCCTCAAAGATTCTCAAAGAGGCCAAAGAAGCCGGGAGCCTTAAGGCCGTAGCCCAGAAAGAGGGTCTTAAAGTCAAGGTCACCAAGTTCTTCCCCCGAAAGGACGAAACAGCAGGCGGAGAGCTTCCGGCCCCAATAGTGGCCAGGATAAAGGGTCTCAGTCCGGAGTCCCCCTTTCCCGAAGAGGTCCTCAGTGACGGCCAGGCCTTTTATGTCTTAGAGTGTCTGGAGCTCCGTCCGGCTGACTTTAGCCAGTTTGACAAAGAAAAGGAGGCCTTTACGGCCAAGTTGCTGGAGAAAAAGCGAAAGGATATTTTTGAACTGTGGCTCAAAAACCTGCGGGAAAAAGCCGAAATAAAGCTTTACCGCCAGCTTTAG
- a CDS encoding thiamine biosynthesis protein, whose amino-acid sequence MSEKKQIKALVLFSGGLDSLLTCKLLEKQGLEVLALRFVTPFTGYNLLQKREAYQAEMEKRYGLKVKVIDVSEEYLEILKKPRYGYGRNFNPCIDCKIFFLRRAISLLPRYGASFVATGEVLGQRPMSQRRPILRLIEKASGAEGRLLRPLSARLLPETEVEKQGLVDRSRLLALSGRSRKGQMELANQLGITDYASPAGGCLLTDPILAARLRYLFDRRAMSVNDSLLALVGRHFLLPHGSWLVVGRKQAENQRLRELRKTGDLLLRLKDIPGPLGLIRDSHSEDLPLAAAILVRYAPKARGKEARVIISGDQGAQEEILPLDLKDYDLEALRIPPSS is encoded by the coding sequence ATGTCTGAAAAGAAACAAATTAAGGCCCTGGTTCTCTTCTCGGGGGGGCTAGATAGTCTCCTGACCTGCAAGCTCCTTGAAAAACAGGGGCTAGAGGTTCTAGCCCTCCGCTTTGTGACTCCTTTTACCGGCTATAACCTTCTCCAGAAAAGGGAAGCCTACCAAGCGGAAATGGAAAAGCGCTATGGCCTTAAGGTAAAAGTTATCGATGTCTCTGAGGAATACCTGGAGATACTCAAAAAGCCCCGTTATGGATACGGTCGCAACTTTAACCCCTGTATAGACTGCAAGATTTTTTTCCTCCGCCGTGCTATTTCGCTCCTTCCTCGGTACGGAGCCAGCTTTGTAGCCACCGGAGAAGTCCTTGGCCAGAGACCCATGTCCCAGAGGAGACCTATTTTGCGTCTCATAGAAAAGGCCTCGGGAGCGGAAGGCCGGCTTCTTAGACCCCTTTCGGCCAGGCTTCTTCCTGAGACCGAGGTAGAGAAACAAGGTCTGGTGGATCGCAGTCGCCTTTTGGCCCTTTCGGGCCGGAGCCGCAAAGGGCAGATGGAACTGGCCAATCAGCTGGGAATCACCGACTATGCCTCCCCGGCTGGAGGATGTCTCCTCACGGATCCCATATTAGCCGCCAGGCTTCGGTATCTGTTCGACCGGCGGGCAATGTCGGTAAATGACTCTTTGCTGGCCCTTGTAGGCCGACACTTCCTCCTCCCCCACGGCTCCTGGCTGGTAGTCGGCCGCAAGCAGGCAGAGAACCAGCGTCTTCGAGAACTCAGAAAGACCGGAGACCTTCTCCTCCGGCTCAAGGACATCCCAGGTCCCTTGGGGCTGATACGTGATAGCCACTCTGAAGATCTTCCTCTGGCGGCGGCCATTCTGGTCCGATATGCCCCGAAAGCCCGGGGGAAGGAGGCCCGGGTCATCATCTCCGGGGATCAAGGGGCTCAGGAGGAGATCCTTCCCTTAGACCTTAAAGACTATGACCTTGAGGCCTTAAGGATTCCGCCATCTTCTTGA
- the recN gene encoding DNA repair protein RecN, which translates to MLKELHLRHFVIIRKASLSFSPGLTVFTGETGAGKSILVQALKLLLGGRAPAGIISPGAKEARVEAIFELEPETAARLKQADIPVEEELYVRRLITEGRSRAYINETPVPLGRLTEIIAPLVAISGQHEFQRLFSPEDQLDILDTYADLKREVQKYQSLFASWKKTVRELADLKQRGQERERELDYLRFQIREIETASLKPGEDEELLEQRRRLKVLGRLQNLSAQAHQLLYADKRAIIETLAELKRLFHDLSQLDEAVRPLAEAAEGLYFQAEDLALEVRGYLQGLPEDALGLEEIEDRLAQIESLKRKYGPRLEDVFETLKKAKERLSELEALELNLPLLEKKLKTLREDLDKEAEKLHQARRTAAEKLSQRVSTELSSLGMPPGSFQIMVKKTDPGPMGADQVEFFIQANPDLPPRPLSRVASGGELSRIFLALKVVLAEAGTPAVLLFDEVDTGIGGVVAQAVGERLKRLSKIHQVLTITHLPQIASFADHHFRVSKKATSEGTITTISLLQPEERLLEMARMLGRPSEKEALEFAKKLIAEAQDV; encoded by the coding sequence GTGCTTAAAGAGCTCCATCTGCGCCACTTCGTCATCATACGAAAGGCTTCTTTATCTTTTTCTCCGGGGCTTACCGTCTTCACCGGAGAGACCGGGGCGGGAAAGTCCATATTGGTTCAGGCCCTGAAGCTCCTTCTGGGTGGTCGGGCTCCGGCGGGCATCATCTCCCCAGGGGCCAAAGAGGCTCGGGTGGAGGCCATCTTTGAGCTAGAACCAGAAACTGCTGCCCGCCTAAAACAGGCTGACATCCCGGTGGAGGAAGAGCTGTATGTCCGGCGCCTCATCACCGAGGGCCGCAGTCGAGCCTACATAAACGAAACCCCCGTGCCCCTCGGACGCCTGACGGAAATTATCGCCCCTTTAGTGGCTATCTCTGGCCAACATGAGTTTCAGCGTCTCTTCTCCCCTGAAGATCAACTAGATATACTTGACACCTATGCCGACCTCAAACGAGAGGTCCAAAAATATCAAAGTCTTTTTGCTTCCTGGAAAAAAACAGTCAGGGAGCTTGCCGACTTAAAACAACGGGGGCAAGAGCGCGAAAGAGAGCTTGATTATCTTCGTTTCCAAATCCGGGAAATTGAAACCGCCAGCCTTAAGCCAGGAGAGGACGAAGAGCTTTTGGAACAGAGAAGACGCCTTAAGGTCTTAGGGCGCCTCCAGAACCTCTCTGCTCAGGCCCACCAACTCCTTTATGCCGACAAAAGGGCCATAATTGAGACCTTGGCCGAACTTAAACGGCTCTTCCATGACTTAAGCCAGCTGGATGAGGCTGTCCGTCCCCTGGCTGAAGCCGCCGAGGGGCTTTACTTTCAGGCTGAGGACCTGGCCCTTGAGGTCCGAGGGTATCTTCAAGGTCTGCCGGAGGACGCCTTGGGGCTTGAAGAGATCGAAGATCGTCTGGCCCAGATAGAATCCCTTAAAAGGAAATATGGTCCCCGCCTGGAGGATGTTTTTGAGACCTTGAAAAAGGCCAAAGAGCGGCTCAGCGAGCTCGAGGCTCTGGAGTTGAATCTTCCCCTTTTGGAAAAAAAACTTAAGACCCTAAGGGAAGATCTAGATAAAGAAGCCGAAAAACTTCATCAGGCCAGGCGAACGGCGGCTGAAAAATTGTCCCAAAGGGTGAGCACTGAGCTTTCCTCCCTGGGGATGCCTCCAGGGTCCTTCCAGATAATGGTAAAAAAGACTGATCCCGGGCCGATGGGGGCTGATCAGGTAGAATTTTTTATCCAGGCCAACCCCGACCTCCCTCCCCGGCCCCTGAGCCGGGTGGCCTCTGGTGGAGAGCTTTCCCGGATATTTCTGGCCTTAAAGGTGGTTCTTGCTGAGGCCGGAACTCCGGCGGTGCTCCTTTTTGACGAGGTTGACACCGGAATAGGAGGGGTGGTGGCTCAGGCTGTAGGGGAGAGGCTGAAGAGGCTTTCCAAGATCCATCAAGTGCTGACCATCACCCACCTCCCCCAGATTGCCTCCTTTGCGGATCATCATTTTCGGGTCTCCAAAAAGGCCACCTCTGAAGGAACAATCACGACTATCTCCCTCCTGCAACCTGAAGAAAGATTGCTCGAGATGGCCCGGATGTTGGGCCGCCCTTCAGAAAAAGAAGCCCTTGAGTTCGCCAAAAAACTAATTGCTGAGGCTCAAGATGTCTGA